A genomic region of Anas acuta chromosome 1, bAnaAcu1.1, whole genome shotgun sequence contains the following coding sequences:
- the NDP gene encoding norrin, translating to MGNHVLAASISMLSLLAMMGDADSKTDSSFMIDADPSRCMRHHYVDSISHPLYKCSSKMVLLARCEGRCSQTSRSEPMVSFSTVLKQPFRSTCHCCRPQTSKLKAMRLRCSGGMRLTATYRYILSCHCEECNS from the exons ATGGGAAATCATGTACTTGCGGCTTCTATTTCCATGCTCTCGCTCCTGGCAATGATGGGAGATGCGGACAGTAAAACAGACAGTTCCTTCATGATCGACGCTGACCCCAGTCGCTGCATGAGGCATCACTATGTGGACTCCATCAGCCACCCCCTGTACAAGTGCAGCTCGAAG ATGGTGCTGCTGGCTCGCTGCGAAGGACGCTGCAGCCAGACGTCGCGCTCGGAGCCGATGGTGTCTTTCAGCACCGTCCTAAAGCAGCCTTTCCGCTCCACCTGCCACTGCTGCCGGCCCCAGACCTCCAAGCTGAAAGCCATGCGGCTGCGCTGCTCGGGTGGCATGCGGCTCACCGCGACCTACCGCTACATCCTCTCCTGCCACTGCGAGGAGTGCAACTCCTAG